From Saimiri boliviensis isolate mSaiBol1 chromosome 19 unlocalized genomic scaffold, mSaiBol1.pri SUPER_19_unloc_1, whole genome shotgun sequence, one genomic window encodes:
- the LOC141583205 gene encoding tripartite motif-containing protein 43-like, whose translation MSLQAYALLRAQMIRVEYMKVHPVLHKEEKQHLERLGKEHEEIFPQLQRSCINMHQKKKHLKEMYRELMEMCHKPDVELLQDLGDIMARSESVLLHMPQPVNPELTAGPITGLVHRLNRFRVEISFNYEVSNHNISLFEDVRSWMCRPEREGGSVNSDRPDYFAAWGAQGFSSGKHYWELDVDDSWDWALGVCKDSQIRNNGTMITSVDIFLLLCVKVNHHFRLLTSSPMLPHYVEKPLGRVGVFLDFESGNLSFLNVAKNSLIWCYPDGSLNFPVRPVFYTGHR comes from the exons ATGTCTCTCCAGGCCTATGCCCTTCTTCGTGCACAGATGATCAGGGTTGAGTATATGAAGGTGCATCCAGTTCtccataaggaagaaaaacaacatttagagAGACTGGGCAAGGAACACGAAGAGATATTTCCACAACTCCAGAGAAGTTGCATCAACATGCATCAAAAGAAGAAGCACTTGAAAGAAATGTATCGGGAACTAATGGAAATGTGTCATAAACCAGATGTGGAGCTGCTCCAG gaTTTGGGAGACATCATGGCAAG GAGCGAGTCCGTGCTGCTGCACATGCCCCAGCCTGTGAATCCAGAGTTAACTGCAGGGCCCATCACTGGACTGGTGCACAGGCTCAACCGCTTCCGAG tggaaatttccttcaattatgaagtAAGCAATCACAATATCAGCCTGTTTGAGGATGTGAGAAGTTGGATGTGTAGACCTGAACGGGAAGGTGGATCTGTGAATTCTGACAGACCTGACTATTTTGCTGCATGGGGAGCCCAGGGCTTCTCCTCTGGGAAACACTATTGGGAGCTGGATGTGGACGACTCTTGGGACTGGGCTCTGGGTGTCTGTAAGGACTCCCAGATAAGGAATAATGGCACCATGATTACATCTGtggacatatttcttcttttatgtgtgaAGGTGAATCATCATTTCCGTCTCTTAACCAGCTCTCCAATGCTTCCTCACTATGTAGAGAAACCTCTGGGCCGGGTTGGTGTGTTTCTGGATTTTGAAAGTGGAAATCTGAGTTTTTTGAATGTAGCCAAGAATTCCCTCATATGGTGTTACCCGGATGGCTCCTTAAATTTCCCTGTCAGGCCTGTCTTTTACACTGGCCACAGATGA